The Echeneis naucrates chromosome 8, fEcheNa1.1, whole genome shotgun sequence genome has a window encoding:
- the LOC115047230 gene encoding ras-associating and dilute domain-containing protein-like isoform X1: protein MISEERSSHVSKQALNFPVGLLIRSPKRRLAKLGRKPSNGSVQSNNSDTTVRSTESVGVRQPAKSKIRRHNNRLSTVFNHSPNLRDAGRRGQAQGSRSLAGDLQATDDPAELSSQMSVPGILKIFGSDICQGTNYKSVLATIQSSAKELVKEALERYCLEKEDPNDYVLCDVIGQMGGDSQWKRECFRVVGDNEKPLMLQSLWKPKEGFSRRFEIQLRASVEEQSLKDRDTVTAGINAQARKLQKSRARVTSLFVDGSGEDVDGLGIWRSLSEMDLSAMGKEASRAQQSVLREDPEAEADKEVLRLGMEKEETESSDDNTTQYSIHPPFDFPYFLLLQGFSHRQDFVIYLMSGTTTIFGCCREHCNGEDEERLKVDILLFAPDVLPQHCCVRRLDDQSSEGEHKKTLTMLKPLHGAPVTRNGFLLKEEVELNPGDLVGLGKHYLFMFKDPTSTPGSPQTPPWMTRLCPNSDTKASSSCLSCGSSFATKRPQRKSAPPRWRDMEGTEALLCYGLEQEDRILQEILDMLDPRGNEPKLTPAFLLSLCIQHSASTFQLTQFRQLLLRIASQIQLVTWEKTKELAAIQPEMSSRKGQPDHLQLLSMQELIPGLQPLMLWMANSIELLHFIQHEVPQLLPWRQDQEDEGLLDSEMSSTRTACEEAMTVLEEVIMFTFQQCVYYLTKSMYSALPGLLDGNPFSESGQLRVPDGLSGIMEVLKETLRLLTAFQVHPDISLQLCAYLFFFINASLFNTLMERGSVSGFYQWSRGVQIRANLDLLMDWVQSIGLGDLATEFFQKLSAAVNLLATPKETLLQASWASLRSEFSALNPAQLHHMLREYNSGKACPSGWSPSLDDAQDAIRTGDILQSFDSHPPLILPDSTFHLELGKPILEPALFEQLSHLQEFIRQLPCSETRGSNVEEQVTSSVTPELKNTLNGTTTDSQSTTSPSVRVIQDPAHQVVSDLGTAPSPEADLDCTTPAEPAQTRGSHGDLSRCEAVLTQKLKSLELQNTLPGQADMSYHKSLALDPSCLLTPPNTPQGMELAELEADLQEGARQQQKEAVGEEGEEKEEVFTVELHRGPHGLGLALVDGTKTPLRMSGIYVKSVVPDSPAAQCQKLKTGDRILAVNGISLVGMEYNVGRELIRSSGDSLRLLVAKIDSKMSSKGSTKC from the exons atgatttctgaGGAGAGAAGCAGCCACGTTAGTAAACAAGCCCTGAACTTCCCGGTGGGTTTGCTGATCCGCTCCCCGAAGAGGAGGCTGGCCAAGCTGGGGAGGAAGCCCAGCAATGGGTCGGTCCA ATCCAACAACTCAGACACCACAGTACGCTCCACAGAGAGCGTGGGTGTCCGGCAGCCGGCCAAAAGCAAAATCCGCCGCCACAACAACAGGCTCTCGACTGTTTTCAATCACAGCCCCAACCTGCGGGACGCCGGACGCCGGGGCCAGGCGCAGGGCAGCAGGAGCTTGGCCGGAGACCTCCAAGCTACGGATGACCCGGCCGAGCTGTCCAGTCAAATGTCTGTTCCGGGCATCCTGAAGATCTTCGGCAGCGATATCTGTCAGGGGACCAACTACAAGAGCGTGCTGGCCACCATTCAGTCCAGTGCCAAGGAACTGGTGAAGGAGGCCTTGGAGAG GTACTGTCTGGAAAAGGAGGACCCCAACGACTATGTGCTCTGCGATGTGATTGGACAGATGGGCGGCGACAGCCAGTGGAAGAGGGAGTGCTTTCGGGTGGTAGGAGACAACGAGAAGCCGTTGATGCTGCAGTCGTTGTGGAAACCCAAGGAAGGCTTCTCCAGACGTTTTGAAATCCAGCTGAGAGCGAGTGTGGAAGAGCAAAGTTTAAaggacagagacacagtcaCAGCAG GCATCAACGCTCAGGCTCGGAAGCTGCAGAAGAGCCGCGCCAGAGTCACCTCTCTGTTTGTGGACGGCAGCGGGGAGGATGTGGATGGACTCGGGATTTGGAGGAGTCTGAGCGAGATGGATCTGTCTGCGATGGGGAAAGAGGCCAGCCGGGCCCAGCAGAGTGTGCTCCGAGAAGATCCAGAGGCCGAGGCGGACAAGGAGGTGCTGCGACTCGGCatggagaaggaggagacagagagcagcGATGACAACACCACCCAGTACTCCATTCACCCACCCTTCGACTTCCCCtacttcctcctgctgcagggCTTCAGCCACAGACAG GACTTTGTCATCTACCTGATGAGCGGGACGACGACCATCTTTGGTTGCTGCAGGGAGCACTGTAACGGGGAGGACGAAGAGAGGCTGAAGGTCGACATCCTTCTCTTCGCTCCGGACGTGTTGCCTCAACACTGCTGTGTCAGGCGCTTGGACGACCAAAGCTCCGAAGGGGAGCACAAAAAGACCCTGACGATGCTGAAGCCCCTCCACGGGGCTCCCGTCACCAGAAATGGCTTCCTCCTcaaagaggaggtggagctgaacCCTGGGGACTTGGTTGGTTTGGGGAAACACTACCTATTCATGTTTAAGGATCCTACCAGCACACCAGGATCCCCGCAGACCCCTCCTTGGATGACCAGACTCTGCCCAAACTCTGATACAAAAGCGTCATCCTCTTGTTTATCGTGTGGCTCCTCTTTCGCCACAAAAAGGCCGCAGAGGAAGTCTGCACCTCCTCGCTGGAGGGACATGGAGGGCACAGAGGCTTTGCTCTGCTACGGGCTGGAGCAGGAGGACAGGATCCTGCAGGAGATTTTGGACATGCTGGACCCCAGGGGCAACGAACCAAAGCTCACACCTGCCTTCCTGCTGAGCCTCTGTATTCAGCACTCAGCCTCCACGTTCCAGCTGACACAGttcagacagctgctgctccgGATCGCCAGCCAGATCCAGCTCGTCACGTGG GAGAAGACAAAGGAACTTGCAGCTATCCAGCCAGAGAT GAGCTCCAGGAAGGGACAGCCCGATCATCTCCAGCTGCTCAGCATGCAGGAGCTGATCCCAGGCTTGCAGCCGCTGATGCTGTGGATGGCCAACTCCATTGAACTGCTGCACTTCATCCAGCATGAGGTCCCTCAGCTGCTGCCCTGGAGGCAGGACCAGGAGGACGAAG GTCTGCTGGACTCAGAGATGTCGTCCACTCGAACAGCTTGTGAAGAGGCCATGACAGTCCTGGAGGAAGTCATCATGTTCACCTTTCAGCAGTGTGTCTACTACCTAACAAAG AGTATGTATTCAGCACTGCCCGGTCTGCTGGATGGGAACCCGTTCTCAGAGAGCGGTCAGCTGCGAGTGCCTGACGGACTCAGCGGCATCATGGAGGTGCTGAAGGAGACGCTGAGACTTCTCACGGCTTTCCAGGTGCATCCGGACATCTCATTACAGCTCTGCGCCTACCTGTTCTTCTTCATCAACGCCTCGCTGTTCAACACTCTGATGGAGAGAG GATCAGTCTCTGGATTCTACCAGTGGTCCCGAGGCGTTCAGATCCGTGCCAACCTGGACCTGCTGATGGACTGGGTGCAGAGCATCGGACTGGGCGATCTGGCCACGGAGTTCTTCCAAAAGCTTTCTGCTGCCGTCAACCTGCTGGCGACGCCAAAAGAAACCCTCCTGCAG gcGTCCTGGGCGTCCCTCAGGAGCGAGTTCTCAGCCCTGAACCCGGCCCAGCTCCACCACATGCTGAGGGAATATAACTCCGGTAAAGCCTGTCCCAGCGGCTGGAGCCCGTCACTGGATGATGCTCAGGATGCCATCAGGACCG GCGACATCCTGCAGAGCTTCGACAGCCACCCTCCGCTCATCCTGCCTGACAGCACGTTTCACCTGGAGCTGGGTAAACCCATCCTGGAGCCCGCTCTGTTCGAGCAGCTCAGTCATCTGCAGGAGTTCATTCGCCAGCTCCCCTGCAGCGAAACCCGAGGATCTAATGTGGAGGAACAGGTAACGAGCTCCGTGACCCCTGAACTCAAGAAC ACTCTCAACGGGACGACCACAGACAGCCAGTCTACGACCTCGCCCTCTGTCAGAGTCATCCAGGACCCTGCCCATCAGGTGGTGTCTGACCTGGGCACCGCCCCCTCCCCTGAGGCAGACCTGGACTGCACCACTCCTGCAGAACCCGCTCAGACCAGAGGATCTCACGGGGACCTGAGTCGCTGTGAGGCAGTCCTGACCCAGAAGCTGAAGAGCCTGGAGCTGCAGAACACTCTTCCTGGACAGGCCGACATGAGCTACCACAAGAGCCTGGCACTTGACCCGTCCTGCCTGCTCACGCCACCCAACACCCCCCAGGGCATGGAGCTGGCCGAGCTGGAGGCAGATCTGCAGGAAGGCGCCCGCCAGCAACAGAAAG AAGCTGTGGgtgaagaaggagaggagaaggaggaggtgttCACAGTGGAGCTTCACAGAGGACCTCATGGTCTGGGTCTGGCACTCGTAGATGGAACG AAAACTCCACTGAGGATGAGCGGCATCTACGTGAAGTCCGTAGTTCCCGACTCTCCAGCTGCTCAGTGtcagaaactgaaaacaggCGATCGCATCCTGGCTGTGAACGGAATCAGCCTGGTTGGGATGGAGTATAACGT CGGGAGAGAACTGATTCGATCTTCAGGAGACTCGCTCAGACTCCTCGTCGCCAAGATCGACTCAAAAATGAGCAGCAAGGGCTCCACTAAAtgctga
- the LOC115047230 gene encoding ras-associating and dilute domain-containing protein-like isoform X2, whose product MISEERSSHVSKQALNFPVGLLIRSPKRRLAKLGRKPSNGSVQSNNSDTTVRSTESVGVRQPAKSKIRRHNNRLSTVFNHSPNLRDAGRRGQAQGSRSLAGDLQATDDPAELSSQMSVPGILKIFGSDICQGTNYKSVLATIQSSAKELVKEALERYCLEKEDPNDYVLCDVIGQMGGDSQWKRECFRVVGDNEKPLMLQSLWKPKEGFSRRFEIQLRASVEEQSLKDRDTVTAGINAQARKLQKSRARVTSLFVDGSGEDVDGLGIWRSLSEMDLSAMGKEASRAQQSVLREDPEAEADKEVLRLGMEKEETESSDDNTTQYSIHPPFDFPYFLLLQGFSHRQDFVIYLMSGTTTIFGCCREHCNGEDEERLKVDILLFAPDVLPQHCCVRRLDDQSSEGEHKKTLTMLKPLHGAPVTRNGFLLKEEVELNPGDLVGLGKHYLFMFKDPTSTPGSPQTPPWMTRLCPNSDTKASSSCLSCGSSFATKRPQRKSAPPRWRDMEGTEALLCYGLEQEDRILQEILDMLDPRGNEPKLTPAFLLSLCIQHSASTFQLTQFRQLLLRIASQIQLVTWEKTKELAAIQPEMSSRKGQPDHLQLLSMQELIPGLQPLMLWMANSIELLHFIQHEVPQLLPWRQDQEDEGLLDSEMSSTRTACEEAMTVLEEVIMFTFQQCVYYLTKSMYSALPGLLDGNPFSESGQLRVPDGLSGIMEVLKETLRLLTAFQVHPDISLQLCAYLFFFINASLFNTLMERGSVSGFYQWSRGVQIRANLDLLMDWVQSIGLGDLATEFFQKLSAAVNLLATPKETLLQASWASLRSEFSALNPAQLHHMLREYNSGKACPSGWSPSLDDAQDAIRTGDILQSFDSHPPLILPDSTFHLELGKPILEPALFEQLSHLQEFIRQLPCSETRGSNVEEQVTSSVTPELKNTLNGTTTDSQSTTSPSVRVIQDPAHQVVSDLGTAPSPEADLDCTTPAEPAQTRGSHGDLSRCEAVLTQKLKSLELQNTLPGQADMSYHKSLALDPSCLLTPPNTPQGMELAELEADLQEGARQQQKAVGEEGEEKEEVFTVELHRGPHGLGLALVDGTKTPLRMSGIYVKSVVPDSPAAQCQKLKTGDRILAVNGISLVGMEYNVGRELIRSSGDSLRLLVAKIDSKMSSKGSTKC is encoded by the exons atgatttctgaGGAGAGAAGCAGCCACGTTAGTAAACAAGCCCTGAACTTCCCGGTGGGTTTGCTGATCCGCTCCCCGAAGAGGAGGCTGGCCAAGCTGGGGAGGAAGCCCAGCAATGGGTCGGTCCA ATCCAACAACTCAGACACCACAGTACGCTCCACAGAGAGCGTGGGTGTCCGGCAGCCGGCCAAAAGCAAAATCCGCCGCCACAACAACAGGCTCTCGACTGTTTTCAATCACAGCCCCAACCTGCGGGACGCCGGACGCCGGGGCCAGGCGCAGGGCAGCAGGAGCTTGGCCGGAGACCTCCAAGCTACGGATGACCCGGCCGAGCTGTCCAGTCAAATGTCTGTTCCGGGCATCCTGAAGATCTTCGGCAGCGATATCTGTCAGGGGACCAACTACAAGAGCGTGCTGGCCACCATTCAGTCCAGTGCCAAGGAACTGGTGAAGGAGGCCTTGGAGAG GTACTGTCTGGAAAAGGAGGACCCCAACGACTATGTGCTCTGCGATGTGATTGGACAGATGGGCGGCGACAGCCAGTGGAAGAGGGAGTGCTTTCGGGTGGTAGGAGACAACGAGAAGCCGTTGATGCTGCAGTCGTTGTGGAAACCCAAGGAAGGCTTCTCCAGACGTTTTGAAATCCAGCTGAGAGCGAGTGTGGAAGAGCAAAGTTTAAaggacagagacacagtcaCAGCAG GCATCAACGCTCAGGCTCGGAAGCTGCAGAAGAGCCGCGCCAGAGTCACCTCTCTGTTTGTGGACGGCAGCGGGGAGGATGTGGATGGACTCGGGATTTGGAGGAGTCTGAGCGAGATGGATCTGTCTGCGATGGGGAAAGAGGCCAGCCGGGCCCAGCAGAGTGTGCTCCGAGAAGATCCAGAGGCCGAGGCGGACAAGGAGGTGCTGCGACTCGGCatggagaaggaggagacagagagcagcGATGACAACACCACCCAGTACTCCATTCACCCACCCTTCGACTTCCCCtacttcctcctgctgcagggCTTCAGCCACAGACAG GACTTTGTCATCTACCTGATGAGCGGGACGACGACCATCTTTGGTTGCTGCAGGGAGCACTGTAACGGGGAGGACGAAGAGAGGCTGAAGGTCGACATCCTTCTCTTCGCTCCGGACGTGTTGCCTCAACACTGCTGTGTCAGGCGCTTGGACGACCAAAGCTCCGAAGGGGAGCACAAAAAGACCCTGACGATGCTGAAGCCCCTCCACGGGGCTCCCGTCACCAGAAATGGCTTCCTCCTcaaagaggaggtggagctgaacCCTGGGGACTTGGTTGGTTTGGGGAAACACTACCTATTCATGTTTAAGGATCCTACCAGCACACCAGGATCCCCGCAGACCCCTCCTTGGATGACCAGACTCTGCCCAAACTCTGATACAAAAGCGTCATCCTCTTGTTTATCGTGTGGCTCCTCTTTCGCCACAAAAAGGCCGCAGAGGAAGTCTGCACCTCCTCGCTGGAGGGACATGGAGGGCACAGAGGCTTTGCTCTGCTACGGGCTGGAGCAGGAGGACAGGATCCTGCAGGAGATTTTGGACATGCTGGACCCCAGGGGCAACGAACCAAAGCTCACACCTGCCTTCCTGCTGAGCCTCTGTATTCAGCACTCAGCCTCCACGTTCCAGCTGACACAGttcagacagctgctgctccgGATCGCCAGCCAGATCCAGCTCGTCACGTGG GAGAAGACAAAGGAACTTGCAGCTATCCAGCCAGAGAT GAGCTCCAGGAAGGGACAGCCCGATCATCTCCAGCTGCTCAGCATGCAGGAGCTGATCCCAGGCTTGCAGCCGCTGATGCTGTGGATGGCCAACTCCATTGAACTGCTGCACTTCATCCAGCATGAGGTCCCTCAGCTGCTGCCCTGGAGGCAGGACCAGGAGGACGAAG GTCTGCTGGACTCAGAGATGTCGTCCACTCGAACAGCTTGTGAAGAGGCCATGACAGTCCTGGAGGAAGTCATCATGTTCACCTTTCAGCAGTGTGTCTACTACCTAACAAAG AGTATGTATTCAGCACTGCCCGGTCTGCTGGATGGGAACCCGTTCTCAGAGAGCGGTCAGCTGCGAGTGCCTGACGGACTCAGCGGCATCATGGAGGTGCTGAAGGAGACGCTGAGACTTCTCACGGCTTTCCAGGTGCATCCGGACATCTCATTACAGCTCTGCGCCTACCTGTTCTTCTTCATCAACGCCTCGCTGTTCAACACTCTGATGGAGAGAG GATCAGTCTCTGGATTCTACCAGTGGTCCCGAGGCGTTCAGATCCGTGCCAACCTGGACCTGCTGATGGACTGGGTGCAGAGCATCGGACTGGGCGATCTGGCCACGGAGTTCTTCCAAAAGCTTTCTGCTGCCGTCAACCTGCTGGCGACGCCAAAAGAAACCCTCCTGCAG gcGTCCTGGGCGTCCCTCAGGAGCGAGTTCTCAGCCCTGAACCCGGCCCAGCTCCACCACATGCTGAGGGAATATAACTCCGGTAAAGCCTGTCCCAGCGGCTGGAGCCCGTCACTGGATGATGCTCAGGATGCCATCAGGACCG GCGACATCCTGCAGAGCTTCGACAGCCACCCTCCGCTCATCCTGCCTGACAGCACGTTTCACCTGGAGCTGGGTAAACCCATCCTGGAGCCCGCTCTGTTCGAGCAGCTCAGTCATCTGCAGGAGTTCATTCGCCAGCTCCCCTGCAGCGAAACCCGAGGATCTAATGTGGAGGAACAGGTAACGAGCTCCGTGACCCCTGAACTCAAGAAC ACTCTCAACGGGACGACCACAGACAGCCAGTCTACGACCTCGCCCTCTGTCAGAGTCATCCAGGACCCTGCCCATCAGGTGGTGTCTGACCTGGGCACCGCCCCCTCCCCTGAGGCAGACCTGGACTGCACCACTCCTGCAGAACCCGCTCAGACCAGAGGATCTCACGGGGACCTGAGTCGCTGTGAGGCAGTCCTGACCCAGAAGCTGAAGAGCCTGGAGCTGCAGAACACTCTTCCTGGACAGGCCGACATGAGCTACCACAAGAGCCTGGCACTTGACCCGTCCTGCCTGCTCACGCCACCCAACACCCCCCAGGGCATGGAGCTGGCCGAGCTGGAGGCAGATCTGCAGGAAGGCGCCCGCCAGCAACAGAAAG CTGTGGgtgaagaaggagaggagaaggaggaggtgttCACAGTGGAGCTTCACAGAGGACCTCATGGTCTGGGTCTGGCACTCGTAGATGGAACG AAAACTCCACTGAGGATGAGCGGCATCTACGTGAAGTCCGTAGTTCCCGACTCTCCAGCTGCTCAGTGtcagaaactgaaaacaggCGATCGCATCCTGGCTGTGAACGGAATCAGCCTGGTTGGGATGGAGTATAACGT CGGGAGAGAACTGATTCGATCTTCAGGAGACTCGCTCAGACTCCTCGTCGCCAAGATCGACTCAAAAATGAGCAGCAAGGGCTCCACTAAAtgctga
- the LOC115047230 gene encoding ras-associating and dilute domain-containing protein-like isoform X3 produces MISEERSSHVSKQALNFPVGLLIRSPKRRLAKLGRKPSNGSNNSDTTVRSTESVGVRQPAKSKIRRHNNRLSTVFNHSPNLRDAGRRGQAQGSRSLAGDLQATDDPAELSSQMSVPGILKIFGSDICQGTNYKSVLATIQSSAKELVKEALERYCLEKEDPNDYVLCDVIGQMGGDSQWKRECFRVVGDNEKPLMLQSLWKPKEGFSRRFEIQLRASVEEQSLKDRDTVTAGINAQARKLQKSRARVTSLFVDGSGEDVDGLGIWRSLSEMDLSAMGKEASRAQQSVLREDPEAEADKEVLRLGMEKEETESSDDNTTQYSIHPPFDFPYFLLLQGFSHRQDFVIYLMSGTTTIFGCCREHCNGEDEERLKVDILLFAPDVLPQHCCVRRLDDQSSEGEHKKTLTMLKPLHGAPVTRNGFLLKEEVELNPGDLVGLGKHYLFMFKDPTSTPGSPQTPPWMTRLCPNSDTKASSSCLSCGSSFATKRPQRKSAPPRWRDMEGTEALLCYGLEQEDRILQEILDMLDPRGNEPKLTPAFLLSLCIQHSASTFQLTQFRQLLLRIASQIQLVTWEKTKELAAIQPEMSSRKGQPDHLQLLSMQELIPGLQPLMLWMANSIELLHFIQHEVPQLLPWRQDQEDEGLLDSEMSSTRTACEEAMTVLEEVIMFTFQQCVYYLTKSMYSALPGLLDGNPFSESGQLRVPDGLSGIMEVLKETLRLLTAFQVHPDISLQLCAYLFFFINASLFNTLMERGSVSGFYQWSRGVQIRANLDLLMDWVQSIGLGDLATEFFQKLSAAVNLLATPKETLLQASWASLRSEFSALNPAQLHHMLREYNSGKACPSGWSPSLDDAQDAIRTGDILQSFDSHPPLILPDSTFHLELGKPILEPALFEQLSHLQEFIRQLPCSETRGSNVEEQVTSSVTPELKNTLNGTTTDSQSTTSPSVRVIQDPAHQVVSDLGTAPSPEADLDCTTPAEPAQTRGSHGDLSRCEAVLTQKLKSLELQNTLPGQADMSYHKSLALDPSCLLTPPNTPQGMELAELEADLQEGARQQQKEAVGEEGEEKEEVFTVELHRGPHGLGLALVDGTKTPLRMSGIYVKSVVPDSPAAQCQKLKTGDRILAVNGISLVGMEYNVGRELIRSSGDSLRLLVAKIDSKMSSKGSTKC; encoded by the exons atgatttctgaGGAGAGAAGCAGCCACGTTAGTAAACAAGCCCTGAACTTCCCGGTGGGTTTGCTGATCCGCTCCCCGAAGAGGAGGCTGGCCAAGCTGGGGAGGAAGCCCAGCAATGG ATCCAACAACTCAGACACCACAGTACGCTCCACAGAGAGCGTGGGTGTCCGGCAGCCGGCCAAAAGCAAAATCCGCCGCCACAACAACAGGCTCTCGACTGTTTTCAATCACAGCCCCAACCTGCGGGACGCCGGACGCCGGGGCCAGGCGCAGGGCAGCAGGAGCTTGGCCGGAGACCTCCAAGCTACGGATGACCCGGCCGAGCTGTCCAGTCAAATGTCTGTTCCGGGCATCCTGAAGATCTTCGGCAGCGATATCTGTCAGGGGACCAACTACAAGAGCGTGCTGGCCACCATTCAGTCCAGTGCCAAGGAACTGGTGAAGGAGGCCTTGGAGAG GTACTGTCTGGAAAAGGAGGACCCCAACGACTATGTGCTCTGCGATGTGATTGGACAGATGGGCGGCGACAGCCAGTGGAAGAGGGAGTGCTTTCGGGTGGTAGGAGACAACGAGAAGCCGTTGATGCTGCAGTCGTTGTGGAAACCCAAGGAAGGCTTCTCCAGACGTTTTGAAATCCAGCTGAGAGCGAGTGTGGAAGAGCAAAGTTTAAaggacagagacacagtcaCAGCAG GCATCAACGCTCAGGCTCGGAAGCTGCAGAAGAGCCGCGCCAGAGTCACCTCTCTGTTTGTGGACGGCAGCGGGGAGGATGTGGATGGACTCGGGATTTGGAGGAGTCTGAGCGAGATGGATCTGTCTGCGATGGGGAAAGAGGCCAGCCGGGCCCAGCAGAGTGTGCTCCGAGAAGATCCAGAGGCCGAGGCGGACAAGGAGGTGCTGCGACTCGGCatggagaaggaggagacagagagcagcGATGACAACACCACCCAGTACTCCATTCACCCACCCTTCGACTTCCCCtacttcctcctgctgcagggCTTCAGCCACAGACAG GACTTTGTCATCTACCTGATGAGCGGGACGACGACCATCTTTGGTTGCTGCAGGGAGCACTGTAACGGGGAGGACGAAGAGAGGCTGAAGGTCGACATCCTTCTCTTCGCTCCGGACGTGTTGCCTCAACACTGCTGTGTCAGGCGCTTGGACGACCAAAGCTCCGAAGGGGAGCACAAAAAGACCCTGACGATGCTGAAGCCCCTCCACGGGGCTCCCGTCACCAGAAATGGCTTCCTCCTcaaagaggaggtggagctgaacCCTGGGGACTTGGTTGGTTTGGGGAAACACTACCTATTCATGTTTAAGGATCCTACCAGCACACCAGGATCCCCGCAGACCCCTCCTTGGATGACCAGACTCTGCCCAAACTCTGATACAAAAGCGTCATCCTCTTGTTTATCGTGTGGCTCCTCTTTCGCCACAAAAAGGCCGCAGAGGAAGTCTGCACCTCCTCGCTGGAGGGACATGGAGGGCACAGAGGCTTTGCTCTGCTACGGGCTGGAGCAGGAGGACAGGATCCTGCAGGAGATTTTGGACATGCTGGACCCCAGGGGCAACGAACCAAAGCTCACACCTGCCTTCCTGCTGAGCCTCTGTATTCAGCACTCAGCCTCCACGTTCCAGCTGACACAGttcagacagctgctgctccgGATCGCCAGCCAGATCCAGCTCGTCACGTGG GAGAAGACAAAGGAACTTGCAGCTATCCAGCCAGAGAT GAGCTCCAGGAAGGGACAGCCCGATCATCTCCAGCTGCTCAGCATGCAGGAGCTGATCCCAGGCTTGCAGCCGCTGATGCTGTGGATGGCCAACTCCATTGAACTGCTGCACTTCATCCAGCATGAGGTCCCTCAGCTGCTGCCCTGGAGGCAGGACCAGGAGGACGAAG GTCTGCTGGACTCAGAGATGTCGTCCACTCGAACAGCTTGTGAAGAGGCCATGACAGTCCTGGAGGAAGTCATCATGTTCACCTTTCAGCAGTGTGTCTACTACCTAACAAAG AGTATGTATTCAGCACTGCCCGGTCTGCTGGATGGGAACCCGTTCTCAGAGAGCGGTCAGCTGCGAGTGCCTGACGGACTCAGCGGCATCATGGAGGTGCTGAAGGAGACGCTGAGACTTCTCACGGCTTTCCAGGTGCATCCGGACATCTCATTACAGCTCTGCGCCTACCTGTTCTTCTTCATCAACGCCTCGCTGTTCAACACTCTGATGGAGAGAG GATCAGTCTCTGGATTCTACCAGTGGTCCCGAGGCGTTCAGATCCGTGCCAACCTGGACCTGCTGATGGACTGGGTGCAGAGCATCGGACTGGGCGATCTGGCCACGGAGTTCTTCCAAAAGCTTTCTGCTGCCGTCAACCTGCTGGCGACGCCAAAAGAAACCCTCCTGCAG gcGTCCTGGGCGTCCCTCAGGAGCGAGTTCTCAGCCCTGAACCCGGCCCAGCTCCACCACATGCTGAGGGAATATAACTCCGGTAAAGCCTGTCCCAGCGGCTGGAGCCCGTCACTGGATGATGCTCAGGATGCCATCAGGACCG GCGACATCCTGCAGAGCTTCGACAGCCACCCTCCGCTCATCCTGCCTGACAGCACGTTTCACCTGGAGCTGGGTAAACCCATCCTGGAGCCCGCTCTGTTCGAGCAGCTCAGTCATCTGCAGGAGTTCATTCGCCAGCTCCCCTGCAGCGAAACCCGAGGATCTAATGTGGAGGAACAGGTAACGAGCTCCGTGACCCCTGAACTCAAGAAC ACTCTCAACGGGACGACCACAGACAGCCAGTCTACGACCTCGCCCTCTGTCAGAGTCATCCAGGACCCTGCCCATCAGGTGGTGTCTGACCTGGGCACCGCCCCCTCCCCTGAGGCAGACCTGGACTGCACCACTCCTGCAGAACCCGCTCAGACCAGAGGATCTCACGGGGACCTGAGTCGCTGTGAGGCAGTCCTGACCCAGAAGCTGAAGAGCCTGGAGCTGCAGAACACTCTTCCTGGACAGGCCGACATGAGCTACCACAAGAGCCTGGCACTTGACCCGTCCTGCCTGCTCACGCCACCCAACACCCCCCAGGGCATGGAGCTGGCCGAGCTGGAGGCAGATCTGCAGGAAGGCGCCCGCCAGCAACAGAAAG AAGCTGTGGgtgaagaaggagaggagaaggaggaggtgttCACAGTGGAGCTTCACAGAGGACCTCATGGTCTGGGTCTGGCACTCGTAGATGGAACG AAAACTCCACTGAGGATGAGCGGCATCTACGTGAAGTCCGTAGTTCCCGACTCTCCAGCTGCTCAGTGtcagaaactgaaaacaggCGATCGCATCCTGGCTGTGAACGGAATCAGCCTGGTTGGGATGGAGTATAACGT CGGGAGAGAACTGATTCGATCTTCAGGAGACTCGCTCAGACTCCTCGTCGCCAAGATCGACTCAAAAATGAGCAGCAAGGGCTCCACTAAAtgctga